One window from the genome of Natrialba magadii ATCC 43099 encodes:
- a CDS encoding tyrosine-type recombinase/integrase — translation MATDATGQVEDVDDPIAYFLDDQRYHGKSERTLEAYERVLRQFETFLGQEFSSVEAVPDADRRACMAWIHSLRGEFEPSTIATYASYLNRFYDYMNRIGAFEENPMALVMEELSESIDTNPTRRELSIDEMRSFVASISHPLERAVVVTLLKTGMRVGELCNLDLRDLNAEFESVALEWTPRVELDRRPSSVYVSDDPSRGAVTNGEERTASNKRKRETVIPVDDELRTELESWLAIRPDSVSPAEPLFLDTRDSWGERLTPSDVRYVVEKHAREHGWYRTGGGTTENVTPHYFRHFFTTHLRDRTGDRGTVQYLRGDVAGDVIDTYTHNWGDRVRETYLDHIYTVASVPNSV, via the coding sequence ATGGCAACTGACGCGACCGGACAGGTCGAGGACGTCGATGATCCGATCGCCTACTTCCTCGACGACCAGCGCTATCACGGCAAGAGCGAACGGACGCTCGAGGCCTACGAGCGAGTTCTCCGGCAGTTCGAGACCTTCCTCGGCCAGGAATTTAGCTCCGTAGAGGCGGTTCCCGACGCGGATCGACGGGCCTGCATGGCCTGGATCCACTCCCTGCGCGGCGAGTTCGAACCGAGCACGATCGCCACGTACGCCTCCTATCTCAACCGATTCTACGACTACATGAATCGCATCGGCGCGTTCGAGGAGAACCCGATGGCGCTCGTCATGGAGGAACTGTCCGAATCCATCGACACGAACCCGACCAGACGAGAGCTCTCTATCGACGAAATGCGGTCGTTCGTCGCCTCGATCTCGCATCCGCTGGAGCGCGCCGTCGTCGTCACACTGCTGAAGACCGGGATGCGTGTCGGTGAACTCTGTAACCTCGACCTGCGGGACCTCAACGCAGAATTTGAGTCAGTCGCACTCGAGTGGACGCCGCGCGTCGAACTCGACCGCCGTCCCTCGTCGGTGTACGTCTCGGACGATCCCTCCCGCGGCGCGGTCACGAACGGCGAGGAACGGACGGCGTCGAACAAGCGAAAGCGCGAGACGGTGATTCCCGTCGACGACGAGTTGCGAACCGAACTCGAGTCCTGGCTTGCGATTCGGCCGGATTCAGTTTCGCCCGCAGAGCCGTTGTTTCTCGACACCAGAGACTCGTGGGGCGAACGCCTGACGCCCTCAGACGTTCGCTATGTCGTCGAAAAACACGCCCGCGAGCACGGCTGGTACCGGACTGGCGGCGGCACGACTGAGAACGTTACGCCCCACTACTTTCGGCACTTCTTCACCACCCATCTCCGGGATCGAACGGGTGATCGGGGAACTGTACAGTACCTCCGCGGCGACGTCGCAGGTGACGTGATCGACACCTACACGCACAACTGGGGAGATCGGGTGCGAGAGACGTATCTGGACCACATATACACCGTAGCGTCCGTACCGAATTCGGTGTAG
- a CDS encoding DUF5805 domain-containing protein, giving the protein MSDSTDTSRKSVKAYVPAYQKAEWQSHADELDMSQSEFVRTMVQAGRKGFEPASEEPTSQGSDPGGNALETQVLNLLSTDTYSWDELLDAVSEDIESRLDDTLEELQSDNRIRYSGRHGGYTTTGGGDGN; this is encoded by the coding sequence ATGAGCGACTCTACGGACACCTCTCGGAAATCTGTTAAAGCATACGTGCCGGCGTATCAGAAGGCAGAATGGCAGTCCCACGCCGACGAACTCGACATGAGTCAGAGTGAGTTCGTTCGGACGATGGTACAGGCCGGTCGAAAGGGGTTCGAACCCGCCTCAGAGGAACCCACTTCTCAGGGGTCAGACCCTGGGGGTAACGCCCTCGAAACACAGGTCCTCAACTTACTATCAACTGACACATATTCGTGGGACGAGCTTCTGGACGCGGTCAGCGAAGACATCGAATCGCGACTCGATGACACACTCGAAGAGTTGCAGTCTGACAACCGAATTCGATACAGCGGTCGCCACGGTGGATACACGACGACCGGTGGTGGCGATGGCAACTGA